The Pantoea nemavictus genome includes a region encoding these proteins:
- a CDS encoding HalD/BesD family halogenase has protein sequence MEDEARALLEKNALRREVIIKQSGSTPRAYDSVGRNAIREEGKYIPAFFDSQSVLKFLSRITGETLYRVPYEPEEFIINSQNKSGDTHGWHWDDYSYALVWVIDEPDVLSGARVEFIPHVPWKKENTREWIKKTLAEYPVISRHVARGQCYLLRARDALHRIAPLTQESRRTVIVFTYANDLDFKDTSLTHDSMEDIYPQDTAQ, from the coding sequence ATGGAAGATGAAGCGCGCGCGTTACTTGAGAAAAATGCTCTTAGGCGCGAAGTAATTATAAAGCAGAGTGGTAGCACACCAAGAGCATACGATAGCGTTGGCCGCAATGCTATTCGTGAAGAAGGCAAATATATCCCTGCTTTTTTCGATAGTCAAAGTGTCCTGAAGTTTCTTTCACGCATTACAGGTGAAACGCTTTATCGCGTACCTTATGAACCTGAAGAATTTATTATCAATTCCCAAAATAAAAGCGGCGACACTCATGGTTGGCATTGGGACGACTATTCTTACGCATTGGTATGGGTAATTGATGAACCTGATGTGCTTTCTGGTGCTCGAGTCGAATTTATTCCACACGTTCCCTGGAAGAAAGAGAATACTCGAGAATGGATTAAGAAGACCTTGGCTGAATATCCGGTAATTAGCCGCCATGTTGCTCGTGGCCAATGTTACTTGCTTCGGGCAAGGGATGCTCTTCATCGTATAGCGCCGTTAACTCAGGAATCCCGTCGCACAGTGATCGTTTTCACCTATGCAAATGACTTGGATTTCAAGGACACATCGTTGACGCATGATTCGATGGAAGATATTTATCCACAAGATACAGCGCAATAA
- the panB gene encoding 3-methyl-2-oxobutanoate hydroxymethyltransferase: MPEITLTHLQKMKKNGEKIAMLTCYDATFAHESSQAGVDMLLIGDTLGMILQGHDSTLPVTLEDMVYHTASVKRGNTDSFIIADLSFMTYATPDQALQSSGRLMQAGAQMVKLEGGEWLCESVRQLTRNGIPVCAHIGLTPQSVNVFGGFKVQGRGPEQAKGLIDAAIKLEAAGAAMILVEAVPSSVGKALSEAVTVPVIGIGAGVDTDGQVLVLHDMLGLSITGRAPKFVRNFMTGHDSIQHAIQSYVAAVKTKTFPAAEHCYAE, encoded by the coding sequence ATGCCCGAGATCACCCTGACCCATCTGCAGAAGATGAAGAAAAACGGCGAAAAAATTGCCATGTTGACCTGCTACGATGCGACTTTTGCCCATGAGTCCAGCCAGGCTGGCGTCGATATGCTGCTTATCGGCGATACGCTCGGAATGATTCTGCAGGGCCACGACAGTACTCTTCCTGTCACCCTTGAAGACATGGTTTATCACACTGCCAGCGTAAAACGCGGTAACACCGACAGCTTTATCATCGCCGACCTCTCCTTTATGACCTACGCCACCCCAGATCAGGCTTTGCAAAGTTCAGGCCGTCTGATGCAGGCGGGGGCGCAAATGGTGAAACTGGAAGGTGGCGAATGGTTGTGTGAATCGGTGCGTCAGTTAACCCGCAATGGCATTCCTGTCTGCGCACATATTGGTTTAACGCCGCAATCGGTCAATGTGTTTGGCGGGTTTAAAGTTCAGGGTCGTGGACCAGAACAGGCCAAAGGACTTATCGATGCAGCCATTAAGCTTGAAGCCGCCGGTGCAGCAATGATTTTGGTTGAAGCGGTTCCTTCTTCCGTAGGCAAAGCACTCAGTGAAGCGGTTACCGTCCCGGTAATCGGTATTGGAGCCGGGGTAGATACTGATGGTCAGGTGCTGGTTTTACACGACATGCTGGGATTGAGTATCACAGGGCGCGCGCCTAAGTTTGTCCGCAACTTTATGACGGGCCATGACAGCATTCAGCATGCTATTCAGAGCTATGTTGCTGCGGTTAAAACCAAAACGTTTCCTGCTGCTGAACATTGTTACGCTGAATGA
- a CDS encoding LysE family translocator, which translates to MALSFFAAFWAVSVLFVITPGADWAYAISAGIRGGRVIPAVCGLLSGHLIATLIVAAGVGAVVADLPTLMKGLTVAGACYLIWLGIGMLRHPAVPTADERQLEGNALRWAVKGLCISGLNPKVFLLFLALLPQFTDPHGTWPLSLQMAALGMVHVVSCAVVYLIVGFGSKAVLQTRPRAARLVSQISGALMIIIAALLLTESFR; encoded by the coding sequence ATGGCGCTGAGTTTTTTTGCTGCGTTTTGGGCCGTTTCAGTGCTATTTGTCATTACTCCTGGAGCAGACTGGGCCTATGCCATCTCCGCAGGCATTCGCGGAGGCCGGGTTATTCCTGCAGTCTGCGGATTGCTCTCTGGTCACTTGATTGCAACGTTAATTGTTGCCGCAGGTGTAGGAGCCGTGGTCGCGGACCTGCCCACGCTCATGAAAGGATTAACCGTAGCTGGCGCCTGCTATTTGATCTGGCTGGGAATAGGCATGTTGCGTCATCCTGCCGTTCCCACTGCAGATGAAAGACAGCTCGAAGGTAATGCGCTGCGTTGGGCTGTAAAAGGGCTTTGCATAAGTGGGCTAAATCCGAAGGTATTTCTGCTGTTTTTGGCGTTGTTGCCACAATTCACCGATCCGCATGGCACATGGCCGCTCTCCTTACAAATGGCCGCATTGGGTATGGTGCATGTCGTAAGCTGTGCTGTGGTTTACCTGATAGTCGGCTTCGGATCGAAAGCCGTGTTACAAACCCGGCCAAGGGCTGCACGCCTGGTTAGCCAAATTTCCGGCGCTCTGATGATCATCATCGCAGCGCTATTACTGACAGAATCATTTAGATGA
- a CDS encoding Lrp/AsnC family transcriptional regulator, with amino-acid sequence MDRIDRNILAELQADGRLSVTELAERVGLSLSPCHRRVKALEQSGVIQGYRAQLDPAFLGYNFSAIVFVTLRDGDRKAVNAFEEAVKELSQITLAQRLFGDPDYLLHITTRDLPAFQLLYDEKLSAMPGVQRLTSTLVMKTVIQDRPLPL; translated from the coding sequence ATGGACCGAATCGACCGCAATATTCTTGCTGAGCTACAAGCTGATGGCCGTTTATCCGTAACTGAGCTTGCGGAGCGAGTAGGATTAAGCCTGTCACCTTGCCATCGCAGGGTAAAAGCGCTGGAGCAGAGTGGCGTCATTCAGGGGTATCGTGCTCAGCTTGATCCAGCCTTCCTGGGATATAACTTCTCGGCGATTGTATTCGTGACGTTGCGTGATGGCGACCGTAAGGCCGTCAATGCGTTTGAAGAGGCGGTGAAAGAACTTTCGCAAATTACGCTGGCACAACGCTTATTTGGCGATCCAGATTATCTTCTGCATATCACAACGCGTGATCTGCCCGCTTTTCAGCTGTTATATGATGAGAAACTTTCCGCTATGCCCGGCGTACAAAGGCTAACGTCGACCCTGGTGATGAAAACCGTCATTCAGGATCGGCCGTTGCCGCTGTAG
- a CDS encoding DeoR/GlpR family DNA-binding transcription regulator, with translation MIPAERHQRILEVVSIKHFVSLRELADMLDVTVMTIRRDIEQLSARGVIMSTRGGVKSRETPLRMPVERPGAHSLVRAALRYLGDSKVVYLDGGKLTFELATFFPYSDEMTIVTNDFAIAQHVMTHSSAALFFIGGKLSRHDNTFHQRVALETLKSLNFEKAFIAPESWSDKGIFHHDEYRAAYYDAIINAARKCIMLADNNTYGSNALYKMFSLTDMDMVITDLPSSEVILSRRMDPLKLHPVTHK, from the coding sequence ATGATCCCCGCTGAGCGTCATCAACGGATACTCGAGGTGGTATCCATCAAACATTTTGTCAGCCTGCGGGAGCTGGCAGATATGCTGGATGTCACGGTGATGACTATACGGCGGGATATTGAACAGCTCAGCGCGCGTGGCGTCATCATGTCTACGCGCGGTGGTGTGAAATCACGTGAAACCCCGCTACGTATGCCCGTTGAGCGCCCCGGGGCTCATTCTCTGGTCCGTGCTGCGCTACGTTATTTAGGTGATAGCAAAGTGGTTTATCTTGATGGCGGAAAATTGACGTTTGAGTTGGCCACGTTTTTTCCTTACAGCGATGAGATGACCATTGTCACTAATGACTTTGCCATTGCGCAGCATGTTATGACTCACTCTAGTGCCGCCCTGTTTTTTATTGGTGGCAAACTCAGCCGTCATGACAATACTTTTCATCAACGCGTTGCGCTTGAAACCTTAAAGAGTCTCAATTTTGAAAAGGCGTTTATCGCACCGGAATCATGGAGTGATAAAGGCATTTTTCATCATGATGAGTACAGAGCGGCTTACTATGATGCAATCATCAACGCAGCGCGAAAATGTATCATGCTGGCAGATAACAACACTTACGGCAGCAACGCGCTGTACAAGATGTTCTCACTGACCGACATGGACATGGTCATTACTGACCTGCCTTCGTCGGAGGTGATTTTGAGCAGACGAATGGATCCGCTAAAGCTGCATCCGGTTACACATAAATAG
- a CDS encoding SLC13 family permease: protein MPLMLITGIVMFVILTWCLLKNKFPPSVLFIILPTVAALVCGFGFKELGEYVASGLKSVVGTATLVAFSAMFFTLMKEAGVFDVIVRFILRFVTQSTFSVLLATLVIASVCSLDGNAYATLLVTVPALLPLYEKMNISRKTLLMLVTVGVGVTGITPWGGSLNRAIAVTHLDILDVYYKLIPLQVVLFVLGVILCWYMARVENKSGSGISKEAFLVMREEMLTSKGDHNPWLLRANFVLVIATIVILVSGLVAGNFLFMIAFSLAVMINYPDAKKAQQKIKDYALTIFPVIVIFLTIGVFVGILQNTGIIKVLVNELAAVLPSSLGPYLYIILAAFSVPIVILIGSDAFYFALLPLAVGLGQSFDVSPLHVTIAMLITEQIGLLLSPVIPATHLGLGLLNLQVGEHIRHSMVKIWIMSVCALLAAVVLGIIPV from the coding sequence ATGCCTTTGATGCTTATCACCGGGATTGTCATGTTTGTTATTCTGACATGGTGCTTATTGAAAAATAAGTTCCCTCCCAGTGTGCTGTTTATTATCTTACCTACGGTAGCTGCTTTAGTCTGTGGATTTGGCTTTAAAGAACTGGGCGAATATGTCGCTTCAGGACTGAAATCGGTAGTTGGCACCGCTACGCTAGTCGCATTTAGCGCCATGTTTTTTACCCTGATGAAAGAAGCCGGTGTGTTTGACGTGATTGTGCGTTTCATCCTGCGTTTCGTCACACAATCGACCTTTTCTGTTCTACTTGCGACATTGGTTATAGCCTCAGTCTGTAGCCTCGATGGTAATGCGTACGCAACCCTGCTGGTAACCGTTCCGGCATTGTTACCGCTGTATGAAAAGATGAACATCAGCCGTAAAACGTTGCTGATGCTGGTTACCGTTGGAGTCGGCGTAACGGGTATTACCCCATGGGGAGGCTCACTGAACCGAGCCATTGCGGTGACCCATCTTGATATTCTTGACGTCTACTACAAACTCATTCCTCTGCAGGTCGTGCTGTTTGTTCTCGGCGTTATTCTCTGTTGGTACATGGCCAGAGTAGAAAATAAAAGTGGTTCTGGCATTAGCAAAGAGGCCTTCCTGGTGATGCGTGAGGAGATGCTAACCAGCAAAGGTGACCATAATCCATGGCTGCTGCGCGCTAACTTTGTGTTGGTGATTGCAACCATTGTGATTCTGGTTTCTGGATTAGTCGCGGGTAACTTCCTGTTTATGATCGCATTCTCGCTGGCAGTCATGATCAATTATCCGGATGCCAAAAAAGCACAACAGAAAATTAAAGATTACGCGTTAACCATCTTCCCGGTAATCGTGATCTTCTTAACGATTGGCGTATTTGTGGGCATATTGCAAAATACTGGCATTATTAAAGTATTAGTAAATGAACTCGCTGCGGTACTTCCTTCCAGTTTAGGACCTTATCTTTATATAATTCTGGCTGCTTTCAGCGTACCGATCGTTATTTTGATTGGATCCGATGCGTTCTATTTTGCACTCCTTCCTCTCGCGGTAGGCCTTGGGCAAAGTTTTGACGTTTCCCCGCTGCACGTCACCATCGCCATGCTCATTACCGAACAAATAGGTTTGCTGCTTAGTCCGGTTATTCCTGCAACGCATCTGGGGTTAGGACTGCTTAATCTTCAGGTCGGTGAGCATATCCGTCACTCCATGGTGAAAATCTGGATCATGAGTGTCTGTGCTCTGTTGGCCGCTGTCGTTCTTGGCATTATTCCTGTCTGA
- a CDS encoding aldolase: MSEVQYRQDLVRYARSLFERGYSSGGAGNISLKLPDGHILATPTNSSFGDLDADELSKVTMTGELVSGHKASKEVLMHLAMYRQRPACGGIVHLHSPWLTALSCLPDLDYENALPAITPYYVMRVGKLPVVPYIRPGSPEIAVHVEKLAKDHNSILLANHGPIISGKNIREAVFNAEELEETAKLYFVLKPYGMKTLTNENIDELNTLFNMK; this comes from the coding sequence ATGAGCGAAGTCCAATATCGTCAGGATTTAGTGCGCTACGCACGCTCCCTGTTTGAACGTGGTTACAGCAGTGGTGGCGCTGGAAATATCAGCCTGAAACTGCCTGATGGCCATATCCTCGCCACACCGACGAACTCCAGTTTTGGCGACCTGGATGCTGATGAATTGAGTAAAGTCACGATGACCGGTGAGCTGGTTTCGGGTCATAAGGCGTCTAAAGAAGTGCTGATGCACCTGGCAATGTACCGTCAGCGTCCTGCTTGTGGCGGCATCGTACATTTGCACTCCCCCTGGCTGACCGCATTATCTTGCTTACCCGATCTCGACTATGAAAATGCACTGCCGGCGATAACTCCTTACTACGTGATGCGTGTGGGTAAACTGCCGGTGGTGCCTTATATTCGGCCGGGCTCGCCAGAAATTGCTGTGCATGTTGAAAAACTGGCTAAGGATCATAATTCAATTCTTCTCGCCAACCATGGCCCCATTATTTCGGGTAAAAATATCCGTGAAGCGGTTTTTAATGCAGAAGAGTTAGAGGAAACGGCAAAACTCTATTTCGTACTCAAACCCTATGGCATGAAAACATTAACTAATGAAAATATTGATGAGCTCAATACGCTTTTCAATATGAAATAA
- the otnK gene encoding 3-oxo-tetronate kinase has translation MIKLGVIADDFTGATDIASFMVNAGWKVVLFNGVPAEAFDQEGIDAVVIALKSRSILTKTAVEQSLSASNWLKSQGCKRQLFKYCSTFDSTKEGNIGPVTDALMKNLDAPITLICPAVPDNGRTILQGHLFVKGQLLNQSGMEHHPVTPMRESSLKKLMEAQSTGRCEVIDLDTIKNHVEDIPDALAKLAEEKIKYVICDVLDNNDLLTVARETADYVLITGAAGIGYAIAALDTMHKSADKPAFAISKEGASIVLSGSCSSMTNQQVNFYQQRASSLALDVEKILHEPTYLQTVTGWVVTQKNDALAPMVYATQPPQIIEIIQKNYGAEFVSEKIESFFATLAHNLSKEGFNKFIVAGGETSGAVSQGLNIKGMVIGDAVAPGVPWTQVLDEEKWVILKSGNFGNSDFFLKAQESVK, from the coding sequence ATGATTAAGTTGGGCGTCATCGCGGATGACTTTACGGGTGCCACCGACATTGCAAGTTTCATGGTGAATGCGGGCTGGAAAGTGGTGCTGTTCAATGGCGTTCCTGCTGAGGCATTTGATCAGGAAGGCATCGATGCGGTGGTTATCGCCCTTAAAAGCCGTTCGATTCTGACCAAGACGGCGGTGGAACAATCATTGTCTGCATCAAACTGGCTTAAGTCACAGGGCTGTAAGCGTCAGCTATTCAAATATTGCTCAACCTTTGACTCGACAAAAGAGGGGAATATTGGTCCGGTTACCGATGCCCTGATGAAGAATCTGGATGCGCCAATCACGTTGATTTGCCCGGCAGTACCTGATAATGGACGGACCATTTTGCAAGGCCATCTGTTTGTGAAAGGGCAGTTATTGAATCAAAGCGGGATGGAACATCATCCAGTCACACCGATGAGAGAGTCTTCACTAAAAAAATTGATGGAGGCGCAATCCACCGGCCGCTGTGAAGTCATCGATCTCGACACCATCAAAAATCATGTAGAAGACATTCCTGATGCCCTAGCCAAACTGGCAGAGGAAAAGATCAAATATGTTATCTGTGACGTACTGGATAACAACGATCTGTTAACCGTCGCGCGTGAAACCGCAGATTATGTCCTTATCACCGGTGCAGCAGGTATTGGTTATGCCATTGCGGCACTGGATACGATGCATAAATCTGCTGATAAGCCTGCGTTTGCTATCAGCAAAGAGGGGGCAAGCATTGTCCTGTCAGGCAGCTGCTCTTCCATGACCAACCAGCAGGTGAACTTTTATCAGCAGCGCGCCTCCTCACTGGCACTGGATGTGGAAAAAATCCTTCACGAACCAACGTACCTGCAGACGGTGACGGGCTGGGTGGTGACCCAAAAGAATGATGCGTTGGCTCCGATGGTCTATGCCACGCAACCGCCTCAGATTATCGAGATTATTCAGAAGAACTACGGTGCAGAATTTGTCAGTGAGAAGATTGAAAGCTTCTTCGCCACACTTGCCCACAATTTAAGCAAGGAAGGTTTCAACAAATTTATCGTCGCTGGCGGTGAAACGTCGGGTGCGGTATCACAGGGCCTCAATATCAAAGGCATGGTGATCGGCGATGCTGTCGCGCCTGGTGTACCCTGGACACAGGTATTAGATGAAGAAAAGTGGGTAATCCTCAAGTCAGGCAACTTTGGTAACAGTGATTTCTTCTTAAAAGCGCAGGAGAGTGTGAAATGA
- a CDS encoding isocitrate/isopropylmalate dehydrogenase family protein, translated as MRILVLPCDGIGPEITSAAVTVLESLDKAYGLNFEFDYEDVGFKSLELHGTTLRQESLDRAKTYDGIILGTQSHADYPAPEKGGRNVSAGFRIGLDLYANVRPARTRPFLTSNMKEGKSMDLVIMREATEGFYPDRNMTRGWGEVMPSPDMALSTRKITRHCSERIARKAFELAMQRRKKVTAIHKANSFHMTDGLFLEAVRHVAKEFPEVELDDLLVDASTAHLVRNPERFDVLVATNFYGDIISDLASELSGSLGLAGSIMASDTHCCAQAQHGSAPDIQNQDKANPVSMILSVAMMLQWYAEKHNQPKFLKAAEEISRAVDEVLENPETRTPDLGGKCGTKAFADKVAASIRA; from the coding sequence ATGCGTATTTTGGTTCTGCCTTGTGACGGTATCGGCCCTGAGATCACTTCTGCTGCGGTAACTGTGCTGGAGTCACTGGATAAAGCGTATGGCCTGAACTTTGAGTTCGACTACGAAGACGTAGGTTTTAAAAGCCTGGAGTTACACGGCACTACGCTGCGCCAGGAATCACTCGACCGTGCCAAAACGTATGACGGCATTATTCTGGGTACCCAGTCCCACGCGGATTATCCAGCACCGGAAAAAGGCGGCCGTAACGTTTCTGCTGGCTTCCGCATTGGTCTGGATCTCTATGCTAACGTCCGTCCTGCGCGCACTCGTCCTTTCCTGACGTCTAATATGAAGGAAGGCAAATCCATGGATTTGGTGATCATGCGTGAAGCGACGGAAGGGTTCTATCCAGACCGCAACATGACTCGCGGCTGGGGTGAAGTGATGCCAAGCCCGGATATGGCGCTGTCTACCCGTAAAATTACCCGTCATTGCTCTGAGCGTATTGCTCGCAAAGCCTTCGAGCTGGCGATGCAGCGTCGTAAAAAAGTGACCGCAATTCATAAAGCTAACAGCTTCCATATGACGGATGGCCTGTTCCTTGAAGCCGTGCGTCACGTGGCAAAAGAGTTCCCTGAAGTTGAGCTGGACGATCTGTTAGTTGATGCGTCAACCGCTCACCTGGTGCGTAACCCAGAGCGTTTCGACGTACTGGTTGCCACTAACTTCTATGGTGACATCATCAGCGACCTGGCGAGTGAATTGTCAGGCAGCCTTGGCCTGGCCGGTTCAATTATGGCCAGTGATACTCATTGCTGCGCGCAGGCTCAGCATGGATCAGCTCCGGATATTCAGAATCAGGACAAGGCGAACCCGGTGTCGATGATTCTGTCGGTTGCCATGATGCTGCAATGGTACGCAGAGAAGCACAACCAGCCAAAATTCCTGAAAGCGGCGGAAGAGATCAGCCGTGCCGTTGATGAAGTGCTGGAAAATCCAGAAACCCGTACGCCGGACCTGGGTGGCAAATGTGGTACTAAAGCCTTTGCTGACAAAGTGGCTGCTTCTATTCGCGCCTGA
- a CDS encoding aspartate/glutamate racemase family protein codes for MNQRIVLIHATPLAVEPINQAFADQWPEAEISNLLDDALSVDRRKVTILTDRLFQRIDSLVNYAANIDAGAVLFTCSAFGEAIDASAAKNTMPVLKPNEAMFEAALAKGKHIVMLATFAPAVAGMEAEFHELVRKGYRDATLTSVLVEGARDALEQGDAERHNQLIVQAAREHTEADAILLAHFSMAIAWEQAQSAVNCPVLSSPHAAVSKLKTLMAH; via the coding sequence ATGAATCAACGTATTGTTTTAATCCACGCGACTCCACTGGCGGTTGAGCCGATAAACCAGGCTTTTGCCGATCAGTGGCCAGAGGCTGAAATCAGTAACTTGCTGGATGACGCGTTAAGTGTGGATCGTCGTAAGGTGACGATTTTGACCGATCGTCTGTTTCAGCGGATCGATTCACTGGTGAACTATGCTGCCAACATTGATGCTGGTGCAGTGTTGTTTACCTGCTCTGCATTTGGTGAAGCGATTGACGCCAGCGCAGCGAAAAATACCATGCCGGTGCTTAAGCCAAACGAAGCCATGTTTGAAGCGGCTTTAGCTAAGGGTAAACATATCGTCATGCTGGCAACGTTTGCTCCCGCCGTCGCCGGGATGGAAGCGGAATTTCATGAACTGGTACGTAAAGGTTATCGTGACGCCACGTTAACCAGCGTTCTGGTTGAAGGGGCGCGTGATGCTCTCGAGCAAGGTGATGCCGAGCGCCACAACCAGCTCATTGTTCAGGCTGCACGTGAACATACTGAGGCTGATGCCATCCTTCTTGCGCACTTCTCGATGGCCATTGCCTGGGAGCAGGCTCAGTCAGCAGTGAACTGTCCGGTACTGAGCAGTCCGCATGCAGCCGTTTCAAAACTGAAAACATTAATGGCTCATTAA
- a CDS encoding amidohydrolase family protein — protein sequence MESRDILADVKYSHISHSPEIVLPEHSCDCHHHIFDRRYPYAADDTRNLPNATVNDYNQFKKWLGHSRHILVQPSSYGTDNRCLTDALRAFGTHARGEAVVDDTVSDAEMDTLQQAGVTGVRFNLGAGNATTPEMLLPVAQRVAERGWHVQVHATADQLWQLRSTLLQIPGNLVIDHYFRLPQPEPMAHPVWKLAWELIEKGQCWVKLSALYHQSQCDDVSDMAALVTRFLHDATERVLWGSDWPHPNLISANKNMPDDALILSKIYHWAHNDQVRHKLFVENPAELYRFN from the coding sequence GTGGAAAGCCGAGATATATTGGCGGATGTGAAATATAGCCATATTTCACACTCGCCTGAGATCGTATTGCCTGAACATAGCTGTGACTGTCATCATCATATTTTTGACAGGCGTTATCCCTATGCTGCGGATGATACGCGTAATTTACCAAACGCGACCGTCAACGATTACAACCAGTTTAAAAAATGGTTGGGACACTCTCGTCATATTCTGGTGCAGCCCTCTTCTTATGGAACGGATAATCGTTGTCTGACAGATGCATTACGTGCTTTTGGCACTCATGCACGTGGTGAAGCCGTGGTGGACGACACTGTTAGTGATGCCGAAATGGATACGCTGCAGCAAGCTGGCGTAACGGGGGTTCGATTCAATCTTGGTGCGGGCAATGCAACGACACCTGAAATGCTGCTTCCCGTAGCGCAACGCGTGGCGGAACGTGGCTGGCATGTGCAGGTCCACGCCACTGCGGATCAATTGTGGCAGTTGCGATCAACGCTACTTCAGATACCGGGAAATCTGGTCATCGACCACTACTTTCGTTTACCGCAGCCTGAGCCGATGGCCCATCCAGTTTGGAAGCTGGCTTGGGAGCTGATTGAAAAGGGTCAATGTTGGGTAAAGCTCTCCGCGCTTTATCATCAGTCACAATGTGATGATGTGTCTGATATGGCAGCTCTGGTTACCCGCTTTCTTCACGATGCAACTGAACGTGTTTTATGGGGAAGTGACTGGCCACATCCCAATTTAATAAGTGCCAATAAAAATATGCCAGATGATGCATTGATACTATCGAAAATATACCACTGGGCGCATAACGATCAGGTTAGACACAAATTATTTGTGGAAAACCCGGCTGAACTTTACCGATTTAATTAA
- a CDS encoding MFS transporter, which yields MITLNSTAKKNRPTHYRYMILLMVFLSIALNHGDRATFSIAGTDMVKSAGLDIVALGYLISTFTWAYVLGQYPGGWLLDRYGSKKVLVTGVFTWSLFVFLVGFSTSFDNIWVTRVLMFGFIFMMGLIEAPTLPANSRFLAAWFPAKERGKASGFTTAAQYFALVVFLPLMGWFSYSFGWESVFWFMGAVGILVSLLMTRVLTDTPKVHPLVNDAELEYIQSGGGLTNMKASKKGDNVGKGYTRKLLTSRLALGVYMGQFFFTVLSYFFLTWFPVYLVHDRGMTILKAGFIASLPALCGCAGALLGGVLSDYMLARGFSLSAARKTPIVIGMLLAVSMVICNYVDSAWVVVAIMSLAFFGKGFGAMGWCVVSDFSPKEAVGLSGGLFNMIGNISGIFTPIIIAYIIKDTGSFNGALIFVGVCAFLNLCCYLFVAGKIQRLNFETPKQDHDDDFSGEPHVSHR from the coding sequence ATGATTACTCTGAACTCCACTGCTAAAAAGAACAGACCTACGCATTATCGTTATATGATTTTGCTGATGGTATTTCTCAGTATTGCTTTAAATCATGGTGATAGAGCGACCTTCTCAATTGCCGGTACGGATATGGTGAAATCTGCCGGGCTGGATATTGTGGCGCTCGGTTATCTGATCTCAACCTTCACCTGGGCCTATGTTCTGGGGCAATATCCGGGTGGTTGGTTACTGGATCGTTACGGCTCAAAAAAAGTGTTGGTAACCGGGGTTTTCACCTGGTCACTGTTCGTCTTTTTGGTGGGTTTCAGCACCTCTTTTGACAATATTTGGGTGACACGCGTATTGATGTTTGGCTTCATCTTTATGATGGGGTTGATTGAAGCACCAACGCTACCCGCTAACTCTCGATTCCTTGCGGCATGGTTCCCGGCGAAAGAGCGTGGTAAAGCTTCCGGATTCACTACTGCAGCACAGTATTTTGCATTAGTGGTCTTCTTACCGTTGATGGGCTGGTTCTCCTATTCGTTTGGTTGGGAGTCGGTGTTCTGGTTTATGGGCGCAGTCGGTATTCTGGTCTCGCTGTTGATGACGCGGGTACTCACCGATACGCCTAAAGTTCACCCGTTGGTCAACGATGCTGAGCTTGAATATATCCAGTCCGGCGGCGGTCTGACCAACATGAAAGCCAGTAAAAAAGGCGATAACGTCGGCAAAGGATATACCCGTAAATTACTGACCAGCCGATTGGCGCTGGGTGTCTATATGGGGCAGTTCTTCTTTACGGTGCTTTCCTACTTTTTCCTGACGTGGTTCCCGGTTTATCTGGTGCACGATCGTGGTATGACCATTCTCAAGGCGGGATTTATCGCGTCACTGCCGGCGTTATGTGGATGTGCCGGCGCGTTGCTGGGCGGCGTGTTATCCGATTACATGCTGGCGCGTGGTTTCAGTCTGTCAGCCGCACGTAAAACACCGATCGTTATCGGCATGCTGTTAGCCGTGAGTATGGTTATTTGCAATTACGTCGATTCCGCATGGGTTGTGGTGGCTATTATGTCGCTGGCCTTCTTTGGCAAGGGATTTGGTGCGATGGGATGGTGCGTAGTCTCAGACTTCTCACCGAAAGAGGCGGTCGGCCTGAGTGGCGGATTGTTCAATATGATTGGCAATATTTCGGGAATCTTTACGCCAATTATTATTGCCTACATCATAAAAGATACCGGTTCATTCAATGGTGCTTTGATTTTTGTCGGCGTCTGCGCTTTCCTCAATCTGTGCTGTTATCTGTTTGTGGCTGGAAAAATTCAACGTCTGAATTTTGAAACGCCGAAACAGGATCACGATGATGACTTTTCTGGAGAGCCGCATGTCAGCCACCGATAA